In Diabrotica undecimpunctata isolate CICGRU chromosome 9, icDiaUnde3, whole genome shotgun sequence, the DNA window GAGTTTTTTGATATTGTATCGTGTTTAAGATAAAACGAGTGGTTCTAATTATTAAGTCCTGTTCTGAAACTTTCAAGTAAAGAAATCCATCTTTCCTTGTTCTTATAAAGTTTGACAATTACAAGTAGTAGTGACAGTGCCTTCAATCAATTTACTTTATTGAAAAAGTTAGTGGATAAATTGAACAAGTACGGTTTGAAGATAAGAAAAACAAAGGAAAAGGCAAAAATAGCAGTAGGGTGTATAGAACAAGATTTACGCAAATATGGAAAGCTAAAACCTTTTCAAAATGTAGCCAGAAAGATTTGTTATATATACCCTACATATATGCTTTTGTCCAAAAGATCTGAACTTCTAAGAAAGAATATTATCCGTTTCGGAGCTACTTTTGTTAGCTAATCAGGTTCTAAAAAGACATGTTCCATGTATTTAGTGCGTTGACGAACAATTACTCTGATATGTTCAACCATTTTCTCTACATTTTCGCAGAATCTGCATGATGTTTTATCCACTTTGCCCGCCCATTTTACAGAGATAATAACCGAGTGAGCAGTGTTTAGTGAAAACGTCTGGCAATTACTCAAATTACCTATTGGGTTGTCACTTTTCTGAAGTACTGCGAGTATTTTTGCATTGCGAGGAAAAAGTTACAAGTTGTTTGTTTGCATTTGACCTGGAATGTTTTCCCAGCAGTCTGTACCaagttcattttcttttttctgaTATTCTTTACATCAAGGCTCTTTTGGAATAAGGTAAAATAGTTTTGTAGGATAAAAGAAGCACTATAATATTTATAGTTATCTATGACCAATATATCATTTTAGGTTCCATACTTAATGTCTTGTCACACGGCCTATGGCAAGTCAAAAGAACCCTTGTTACGTGGATAGTGATATTTGCTAGGTGTACATTCCAAGTTATCTATCAAGGATAATTCTGAGATTCGTAACCATTTCTGAATTCTGAATCTGAATTAAGAAGATAATTTATGTTCTttacttttttactattaaagtTATTTAGTTCTCAATAAATTATACTATAAATTTCATGTGTGTGAGGTAAATGCTAGATGATGGGACACCAATGAAAAATTAAAGTAAATGTCCAAAAGACAGAGAACATCTCTTCAACTGAAACTGTTAcaagagaaaaataaattaaagaataGTTGTGACAAGTTAATAAATAAGGCATTACAATTGCGAAAAGGACAAATGAGCAGATGTGACAAATAAACGATCATCTGTTAGAGTAAAAAGCTCATCCTGAATACATTTTTCTCTGAATCTGCCACAAAAGCAATTTTTAATATCCGGCTACAAAATAACGCAggaattgaagaaaagaaaaagcgAAAGAAAAATCATTTGCTATTTccataaaatacaacaaaaagagaaaatCGAAACGGCGAGGCTTTTTTGAAAAGAAAAACGCGGAAAACTCTATTCTTTATTACAATCGACTAGGGAGCTTTCTATATACACGCTACGCCGTTCGCTCTCCCCTTTACCCCCTTTTTGCTCGCGATATGAGTTCGGAAAAGCGTTGAAGCGGATCCAATAAAGGCCTTCTATGGCCTTTAAGGGATCTCCGAGATAAATCGGGGGATGCGGATGTTGCCTCGCGGTGTGTATAtacattgtatatattgtatagaCTTTCTGGCATTATGGCTTgttataaaatgaaaaattttgtcCCGGTAGGTTTTTTTGGTGCTTCAATTCATCTAGTTACAATGTCAATGCTTGTTTTATTGCTAGATATTATATTTACAGAGTTTGTATGTATTGTTTGACAATGTATTAAAATACGTAAACAATTTGAGCAcacttatatttataataatcatGAATAGAATAATTGGAAGAATTATGGGCAAAAACCAGATAAATATAGAAACAGTATCTGTGTACAAAAACAATGAATATGTTtaacaatttatataaaatacagggCACATCATGAAATTATGAATAAAGGTAATTGACAGACTAATACGTAAGTAAACGGAAATAGGTACTCGAAAACCAGTTTGAATTTATACAACCCAGATCAACAGTACAGCCAGATCAAGAGATGTAGTATTCATTaggaataaaaattttatttttactaaatattTAACAAAGTATCTAAAATGCTTATTTAAAGGAGTTACttttacattcttcttcttctttaagttccatcttctatcgaaggttggaattTAAATCAGATCTACCCATATGcgtcaaaaggaaaatctttaaCCAATGTGTGTTACCAATACTCAcatatggagcggaaacattaacactcacaaaaaaggtagttaataagattcgcgtgactcagatggctatgaagcgacagatgttgggtgtctctctgagagaccgaatcccaaacgaagaaatacgtcgtataacaaaaacaacaaacgtcatcgaaaaaatcgcgccgttaaaatggaaatgggcaagacacgtcgccagattatcagacaactgaTGGGCAAGACGTAtcttagagtggagaccaagacaagaaagAATagggagcagaggacgcccaccaattaggtggactgacgacctgaagcgtgttagctaTAACTGGATGGAAGCCGCACAAGACACAGACAGGTGGAAAGATCTGGGGGAGACCTATGTCGAGTAGTGGACGGATACaggttgataatgatgatgaataatTATTTCTAGGTTTTCAGTGAGAATTTTACATGATTTACTcaaaaagtttttacttcatactaagttttttaaaatagaaagTGTTCTAATTATTaatgataaaataatttttattttatcattttttttattagtttttctttatttattgcaTGTCGTACATAATTGGACCATATTTTAGGTATGATGTTTGCATCATCTGCTTGAATCAGCTCTATTGTGCTAACACTGAATGTTTGCTTTTTATTGAGAGTTTTGGATACGTTGTATTGACACATTGCCTTTTATAATTCGCGAGGAACCGCAAAAAGGGCGATGCCTGGTGGTAGATTTCAAAAGCATTCACTTTGGGAAAACCTTGAAATTGTCAttaatttgtatacatattagcgaccggtttatattgtaattaacaatgacttcgttttcaaaaaactattgcagtgttcatcaatgttcatcctattataattcacaaaaaaaaacttcCATACATAAGTTTCCGCTGCACGAGAATATGAAAAAAGTTTGGCAATGCATTTTACGAATTGGCAAACCTATAACCAAGTACATGACTGTGTGCAGTTTACATTTTACTGAGAACGATTACTTTCCAAGTGttgattaaatatttatattacattTACTTCTATTTGTATTCGGGTTTGGGAGACAATTGCCGTATGTATAAACTGgaatcacaaacaaataaactgtGAAGAACGTACTCCAACTTTTCGCCAACTTCGCCAAAtgacaaaatgatttgttttcccGAAGTGATCGTCCATCTTTGAAATCTTGAGCGCCCCCTGTCAGAATTGGCTATCGCGAATACGAGTACAGTTTCAGTTGAAACACAATGAACAAATAATTAGAGATGACAGCCTGTAAACTCCGAAAATAATTTGgcgttatatttatttttttcttttttcttttctaggATATTTGGAGTGAAGTGTTCGAGATGTGGAGACCGATTACTTCCTCACGAAATGGTGATGAGGGCCCAACAGCACGTATTCCACTTACCTTGTTTCGCCTGTGTAGCTTGCGGTCAACCTCTCCAGAAAGGAGAACAGTTCGTTCTTAGAGCTGGGCAGCTATTTTGTAGAGGAGACTTTGAGAAGGAGCTGTATCTTTTACAACAGGCTAGTTCGGGAGACGATGATCTGCTGGATGAAAATAGGTAAGATATTTATCAATATAAGTATTATGCAAATTAGCAAATAAGGAAAACTCAGAATCCTAGATGTTGAAGTTGgtttaataagaaaaaaaaaataataaatacgttaaacctttttccaaataattataataacaaaaggaaataaaaacaATCACACTTACCTTATAGTCTTTTGGTAGACCTGTCAGAATGATTTATTCATTATCCAAGTGAAGGAAACctttaagaaaaataagaaaatacaatgTTATTActtacttttcttcttcttatagtgccatGCACCTATAGtacgttggcgaattatcttaaggccagacgtctgtcttttgcggcatgcaaaagatcgccagtgttatttatgcctgtccagttctttatgttccgtagccacgacatttgtttgcgacctactcccctcttgccttcaatctttccctggatgattagttgagtgATTGCGTACTTTTTTCCTATCAGAATATGGCCGaagtatccaatttttcgtaccttgaccaaattgagtagttctctctcagtatttgcctttcttaagactttctcgtttctcaccctatctgtccatgatATGCGGAACACTATTCGcaacatttcgaaggcctccaacttattaatggaaggtactatTAACGttcatgtttccatgccgtataacaatatggaccatacatagcatttaaccatcctgtagcggagattgaaggaaagattgcggttacatagtagcggtttaaatttgataaaagcttgtcttgcttgttcggtacggcattttatttcttattgaggatcccattggtcattcatcatcattcccaagtatttaaatgttttcacttgatcgattggagcattatctacttgcagttgtattcttaaaagtgcgttttttcttattgccatgcatttagtttttccagcatttatcttcaagccatacATTTTTCCtatggtgtttattttatttaacatcaactgcatatcatgttcgttgtctgttattatcgcggtgtcgtcggcgtaacgaatgttatttatcgggaacttgtttacctttattccacattatttattacttactACATATACATACTTATATTTATTACTGGTTAAATCAAAAGCTCATTTTAATAAGATGGACagattttaaaatacatattagAAAAACAGAAatctcaatttaaaaaaattcgatattcagttagatttaaaaaatatatatatttatatgatttAATTTCCCTTAACAACCGGGTAAATACTGTATTTTAAAATTAGCTCTATAATAAATGTCATTCtaaacaaaatatgaaaataaacaaatcTGGTATATCAATAAAACAATAGTGGTTATAGTTTGAATACTAAATTACTAGACATAAGAAAGTCCTACTATAATAATCCTGAAAGAAATGGTAATACATACATCAAAAACATACTACATCGAAGAAGTGGTTTCGTGTTTGAAACAAACTTTTGTAAAGGAGAAGACTGAGAGTTCTCATCAGTCCATCGACGAATCAATGACTAAGTTCAAAGGGAGATCTGCTCTGAAGCAGTATCTTCCTATGAAGCCAGTAAAAAGAGGTAAAAATGTGGCAGCGAAGTGATTTTTTCACAGGATATATATACGATTTCAATATTTACTCGGGAAAAAAATCCACATCAACTACTGTAACACTAGGAGAACAAGTTGTTGAAACTGTAGCCAACACCATACGGTCACCAGATGTGTGTCTATGCTTTAATAGATTTTTCACACTCTaattttttgtgtttaggaaCCTATATGTCCAATCGGGTAAACGTAGCCAAATTTAGAAAGATAGGAAATAAGTGATGCTGATGTCCAATTTGTCACAGTACAACTGTTGAAATTATCAACAAAAAGCTGAAAACTGAAGAAAAAGCTGAGTTCACTTGTCCAGAAGCAATtactttttacaataattttatggACGAGTAGATTTCGCCGATCAAAACGTTAGCACATATGATATGGACCGAAAATCTGCGAAATCGTGGAGAAAAGTTTTTATAGATTAGTTATGTACGCTAttgtaaattcttggattatttacaaggatttgcataaaagaagtttacaagataatacaaaattttcacttttGAATTTTCTAATGCCACTAACAACAGCACAGCTAATTGAATTAGGAAGATCGAAATCAAAAGTAAAAAGACGAATTAGTGGCCGTTCTGGAAGAATATCTAAACTACAGACACAGATGATCAACTTTGAAGACCATTTGCCACAACAAATATCTAATAGGATAAGGTGTTCACAAAATAAATCAGCAACTCGAACTACGGCTATTTGTACAGCGTGCAATGTGCCTTTAtgcaaaaattgattttttaCATCATTCATAagaagtaatgtttttttttgtgtaatgtattttttttattttgaatataagttTGTTTCTTTACTGATGGGATTTATTTATCCCACCATTCAACACTAATGGCACATATATGTAAAATGTCCTTTCTAAGGATACAAGGACTCGCAACAATGTAAAAAAAATCAATCGCTTTGTTAGGTCTCTAGGTATCAACAAATACCATTAAAGtcattttaaacagttttatttagctACAATGAAATCAGTAATGAAAGCGTTAAGTAAAGTTTTTGAGTGTTCGGCTaagttaatattaattttttgcttTCAGCAGACCCAGAGATGGCAGAAGAGGTCCCAAACGACCGAGAACAATCCTCACATCTGCTCAACGACGCCAGTTTAAAGCATCCTTCGAAGTCAGCCCCAAACCCTGCCGCAAAGTTCGAGAAGCGCTGGCGAAAGAAACCGGCCTCAGCGTACGGGTAGTACAGGTATGGTTCCAAAACCAGAGAGCCAAAATGAAGAAGATCCAAAGAAAAGCCAAACAGGACGACGGGAAATCGTCGAGTGATAAAGAAAAAGGTGATAAGGATGATAAAGTTATTAAGCAAGAATCGCCAAGTAGTGAGCACGGTCATTATATGAGTTTGGGCAATTTGGGTGATGGCCATTTTCAAACTTCTAGTCAACCCCTAAATCCCAACGTTCCGTACTCACCTGATGGTAAATAGTTtgattttttatggtaaattcaCAGTAGCTGGAGGATGAATTATCATTACCTTTAGAACTGTCAtagttattgttttaaaattggCTATTACTTTGAGTAGCATCACTTTTGGTCAGATAGACAAATAATTAAGGCGATTCTTTTAATTATACCTTAAAAATAGTAGTATACATAACTTTAATACTTTTTCGGTGCAAATTATGGTGTCCCAAAAATTACGTCTAATGGGAACTTGGTTCCAATTGTGTTGTGTTGTGACAAGCAACGCCATGGAGGCCATTTTCCCAATATGATAATCCATGTGTATTTCTAAAGCGTATATTTTATAACTCAATGAAACGTTTTTGCTGTTTAATGAAAGGAATGAAAAGCGTGTTATTTACGGAAATAACTTATTGCGTAATTTTTGCGATACCCCATATTTGTTTTTACcttaaaaattagttttaaaagaaGGTACAagtgttatatattttatatattatacagggtgtgcCACGATAAGCTTACATTATTTATATCGGAAACTACTTAaacgatatttatgaaaattggtttGTGGGGATTACAAGTTATGAcgaacttaaagaaaatatttttacagatatgcCACTTTCGGTTATATCGGAAGTGTACAGCAACTTtactattttaaatgaaacacgcTGTATATTGTTGCATTGTTagattttgtataaaattatagataaaatttgtatcaggTATTATATGTTAAAACCTTATATTTCTTGAGTTAttcatcttttttcaaaaattttgacagCCAGAGACAAACTTTTTAAAGTTAGTATCTTATTAATTTGCAATTAAAATATCTTGAAATTCTTTGCACACTAAGAGTATGTAATCTACTTTCAGGAATTTATATCGAAATTTCTTTAAACTTCGAACCCAGTATGTCAATAAAACTGTCTTTCTAACTAaaaggtaaaggttggaaataatctgtcaagtggattccaaataaataaaggccttaagcagggcaggtctctccccgacattatttaaaatttttctagaacaggctctaaaactgtggaagcgcaaatgtagaaatatgggaatgccgattaacaacaatagcatatacactttgtcatttgcagatgatcaactagtgatagcacaagattatgaagatattgagtatatgactcgaaaattaatcgaggagtataaaaaatggggacttgaaatcaatatccaaaaaaccgagtatatgtatatcggcgggaaacaacaggacctcatattggaagatggagaagttatcaaacattgcaacacatataaatatttaggtatgatcatcacaaaagaaggcaacgtagacgacacaatcgaggagaaaaacaaccaagcaagaaaagcaatttcccttctcaatagtatcctttgggatcaatcaatctctaataataacaagcacaagatatacaatacaatcattaaaagtataattacctacagtagtgaagtatgacaaataaaggaaagatacaagagaaaacttgagacaacagaaatggatttctggagacgttcagctggaaaatctagactagaaagagtaacgaacGACAGAATAAGAcaaattatgaaagtaaaacatacaatagtagacgatattggtacccaacaactccGATGGTACGGTCATGTCcagagaatgtctgaagaacgtctcccaaaacaagACTTGTGGACGcctcacggtagaaaaaaaaaagatgaagaccccgccttagttggagaggaggcatcaatagagaaatgaaagacagagacatagaagaagacttatggatgaatcgagaggagtggcaactgggTATCGGAAGACGTAGGAGAATGTTTTAAACCGATCTATATATAATAAATTGTCTTTCAAGTAGTTGAGGTTCTTTATACCTAAATCTAAAGTTAATACTTTTGGAGataaacaaagatttcaaaagcGAAAGACAAAAAATTATAGACTATGTTAAATATAAAGTAGATGTGGAAGATATACACTggttatttatttcattttaaattaattaattattttattatttataacatttaaaaaaataaaagaaaacaacataatgtattaaaaaaatatatattaacggCGGGTCTGTAGAAGTGTGGgaagaaattttttgtttttttttaaatccattatgtttttatcttttttaattcttATAAGTGATAAAACAATCAATTAAGTTAAAATGAAATAAGCAACAGGTGTATATCTTCGACATCTAATTTATATTTCACTTAGCCTGTAATTTTTTTGTCTTTCTCTTTTGAAGTATATGTTTATCATCAAAAGTATTAATTTTAGGTATAGGGAACCCTAATAGTATTTGAaagataatttattaattttttcaataaagttataaaatacagggtgtttcatttaaaattattgacttaCTGGGCTTTGAAGTTTAAAGACATAGCGTATTATTtgtgaacaccctgtatttagaaATTCGATTTCGATATAAATTCCTAAAAGTAAATTACATACTCTTTGTGTGCAACCAATTTCAAGACATTGTAACTATTAACGGATGAgatattaaatttgaaaatttgtctctctgtcaaaatttttgcaaaaagatgaataactcaaaaaatataaagttttgaCCTAtggtattttttacaaattttatctaTAATCTTATGTAGAATCTAAAAAttcaataatatacagggtgttccatttaaaataacaaagttgctGTTCACTTCAGGTATAACCGGAAGTGCcattgtcaaaatattttctttaagtttgtcATAACATGTAATACCTATaaaccaattttcataaatatcgtaTAAGTAGTTTCCGATATATAGATAGTGTAAGCTTGTTATGGCACATCCTGTATAATTTACAGTGTAttattatactcttaaaaaaagTCTGAAAGTGTGCCAGACGGAAGACGGGTAAAT includes these proteins:
- the LOC140450290 gene encoding LIM homeobox transcription factor 1-beta-like isoform X1; the protein is MLEFYPNLNLNPAMMQERNGIGGPDCNGRPDNGLIKCEKAWCDNNNLHNPLDSSIIKCEKTYEMCEGCGHKIHDRYLMRVAESSWHEHCLCCSICGVLLSHSCYTRNTKLYCKADYDRIFGVKCSRCGDRLLPHEMVMRAQQHVFHLPCFACVACGQPLQKGEQFVLRAGQLFCRGDFEKELYLLQQASSGDDDLLDENSRPRDGRRGPKRPRTILTSAQRRQFKASFEVSPKPCRKVREALAKETGLSVRVVQVWFQNQRAKMKKIQRKAKQDDGKSSSDKEKGDKDDKVIKQESPSSEHGHYMSLGNLGDGHFQTSSQPLNPNVPYSPDDNYPAHSGESFCSSDISLDDSTNFDQLDEATSDTMSLQNLELQSHSHHNEAGSTSTSTSIANPIDKLYLMQNSYFSTEQ
- the LOC140450290 gene encoding LIM homeobox transcription factor 1-beta-like isoform X2, translated to MLEFYPNLNLNPAMMQERNGIGGPDCNGRPDNGLIKCEKAWCDNNNLHNPLDSSIIKCEKTYEMCEGCGHKIHDRYLMRVAESSWHEHCLCCSICGVLLSHSCYTRNTKLYCKADYDRIFGVKCSRCGDRLLPHEMVMRAQQHVFHLPCFACVACGQPLQKGEQFVLRAGQLFCRGDFEKELYLLQQASSGDDDLLDENRPRDGRRGPKRPRTILTSAQRRQFKASFEVSPKPCRKVREALAKETGLSVRVVQVWFQNQRAKMKKIQRKAKQDDGKSSSDKEKGDKDDKVIKQESPSSEHGHYMSLGNLGDGHFQTSSQPLNPNVPYSPDDNYPAHSGESFCSSDISLDDSTNFDQLDEATSDTMSLQNLELQSHSHHNEAGSTSTSTSIANPIDKLYLMQNSYFSTEQ